The nucleotide sequence GGAAGATGGCACTGTGACTGTGACTGGAGTCATGGGACATGCTGTGCAGACTATTGAAATTTTGAACGAAGACAACCAGGAAGTGAGAGAGAAACTAATGCATATGTTCATGCTAGAAGAGAGTAAGGCCTACAACCCTGAGGACTTGGAAAAAAGGAAGCTCAGCCTGAAGACCTGGTTGGAGAAGAATCACATCCCCATCACTGAACAGGGAGAGTCACAAAGCACCCTCTGTGTTGCTGGGGTCCTGACCATAGAGCCACCCTATGGACCTGAAGACTGTAGCagttcaaatgaaattattttgtccAGAGTTCAGGATCTTATCCAGGGACATCTTAAGGCTTCCCAGTGAGATACCTAAACCTGTTACTCAGCTTGTGgaaagactttcttttttctttttcttggtaaAGCTTGTTGAATGGTAAGCCCCTAATCTTTTGGAGCTTTTTTGAGTACATTCTGTGCTTTTGAAAACTTCTTTGGTGTGACAGGTGGACCCACATGGGTCCTAGTGGTACACTTTCTGCATTTTGGATGTAGGGGAGCCAGGGATGGGAGAGACTCACAGGCACAGGGGAACTTTTCTTTGTGGGACCCCCTTTTATAAGATGGATCCCTACTCTGCCTTTGTTAGCCAAGAGACAGTAAGTATTATGGGAAACGTTCTCTGAGCCCATCAAAAAAGTTGTTCCTGCCAAGCACATcttctaactttattttttgtggggaggagagggaaacatCCAGATCTGTGATCTCACGAGTCCCTGGAGCTTCATTTCACTGATATGTTAAATGTGtcctaacttctctgtgccttcaAGGCTTATGAGAGTTGCCTGCAGaaactaatatgtgtcagaggtagggtTTGAAGCAAGAGCGGCCAAATTCTAGGGTCATTTTGCCTATTATTTTGTCATACTGCTCTGATTTTATTCATACTGAATATTATTCGTAATTTGGCCATTTTATTGATCATCTATAATCTTAGTATCATTTTCAAATTAGTTATAAGACAGAATATATTTTTAGGCTGAAACTTCTCTTCTTTGTGTGATCATTAGGAAAATCCACTGTGCTTAATTCTTATAATTCCAGAGTCGTTTGGTGTCCTTAAACTCTACAATCAGATTCACTGGCTAATAATAGCAATGGAAATTATactcaaagaaaaggaagaattcgAGTCCTCTACCACCCCCTCAAAAAgtaatttttactttctttattattaACTTCTTTATTATCAGACTTTATTAGGGTCTATAGAAAGATTGCTGGAAGGTAGTCACTAATATCTAACATATGGAAATGGTAAGTAGGTTTTTATGTTTGGAGATTAATAAACTAAAGAGGAGGTTTCCTGGCAACTGCTAAACTATTAGGTGGTTTAAATAATCTGTTTTCATATAAAAACTGAGGGCCCCAGGGTGAATGAATTGACCTTACCTTAGAAAGCTGCTTGAATGGAGAATCAAGATCTGGtcaaattttttttggaattattttccattttcaagtCTGTAGTAAATCCTGATATCTTCTTTTtccctattttctcctatttccaAAACGTTAGAATCTCACACATAAATAACCAGTGGAGTGGCTGGTGTCAGTATCCAGGGTTGATACTTGAATGCCCTTGCAATAGCGAGGGATTGTTGAGTGACTTCCTAAACTTCTAAGGCAAAGATGATATAATTTATACAAGAAAGTATTCTTTCCTATATTCATCTCTTCTTTCCAGTGACTCTTTTGGTGAttcctttagaccagtggttcccaaacttttttggcctaccgccccctttccagaaaaaatattacttagccccctggcaattaattttttttaattttaattttaatagcaattaataggaaagataaatgcacctgtggccatcaccgctcccctggatcactgtagcacccaccagggggttgGTGATGGGACCTAAAGTGGGCTCtcctgccccctggtgggtgctgcagcaatccagggaggtggtgatggccacaggtgcatttatctttcctattaattgttattaaaataaaaaaaaataatttccagagggctaagtaatatttttttggaaaggggacagtaggccaaaaaagtttgggaaccactgctttagaccaatgattctcagctTCTTCAGTTTTGACAGGGTCTCTGAACTTCTATTGTTCTTCCAAAAtgctatgtatttttttttaaatgaaagtgaattaaaatttattttgttttaagaacTTTACGACTTTTTTCAATCCTTCCCTTTCCAATACACATAGTGTCTTGGCACATAAGTAGTCATCTCATCAATAAAGCATTTACTAAAGTAAATGCTTTATTTTACTAAAGTAAAATACTTTACAGAATCCTAGAACACAAAGACTACAAtgagtccctgtcctcaagcaGTGTACTCCCAGGATAATTTAATATACTGGtcataatattctttaaaatttattcattaaaagcTTATAATAATTACAAATAGCCATATTTGTCCAAAAAGttttaagttaaaattatataattataaagtattaaAAACATGCATATGCTTGAGAtaggaaatatatttgaaatagtTGGTCATTTTCTGCTTACGGTACCATCCTGGACCATTACTCTCAAGAGGTTATCAAACCATTAAATAAGAACCACTAATGTAGACAGTAGTGTTTCTGCCAAgtttgaaggaaatgagagattCTGAAAGATGGAGGTTGATGTAGTGCATTTGAATCATGGAGACAATCAGTGCAAAGACACAGAAGGAAGATGgaactaacatttatacagcactgtaaagtttacaaagcactttgtaactattattttcatcttcacaacaaccttaggaagtaggtgctattgttacccTCATATTACATGTGAAGATACAGGCCAACAGTTTAAGTGCTTTACTCAGGTTCCACAGTAAATgcccaaggctagatttgaacttgagccTTGCAGCACCCATCTTCACCACAGAGCTACTTCTAAATGAATGTAGTCCACGAGGACAAGGAATATGTGTGGCTGGACTGTATAATGTGTGAAGTGAACAATGTATAAGGTTGGGGCcataaagatatttaataaatgattcttaAATGGAAGACAtgacagagaaacacagaaaaacatgTCTTAAGACTTCTTAATTTGGGGAAAGGCCAGAGCAGCATAGGTCACCATCACTCCCATGCATTTTGAGAAGGTTCTCTTTCATTAGTAAGGTGCTACTGTATTGGCAGAGAACAAATccagaaatgaaagaatttagaaaaaagttTGAGTCATCTGGAAGAGGGGAAAAGCCAGAAGAGAGGTTCCCTTGTCTGTAAGTTATACATTATGTGGAGTTCAGACAAAAGGAACAAGCAGTTATCTGGCCACCACAGGACAGTTTATATAAGATGGGAGATTGCCTGAGATGTACAATAGGGATTTTTACGTTCTTTATACCAGTCTTTGGCTTCCCTAGAAGGTCTTCCTTGGttagcataacctggaatcctgAGTTAGCATTAAACAAATCTGGTCTCTCAAACAAGTCTGATCTCTCAGCCATGCAGGGTGAGGTTCAAACAAAGCAATCAAGTTTTCCCACAGCACCAAACTAGAGCCTgtagtcctgagttcagattgcTTTGATCTGCCATTTTCCTACCTTGGTGACCTTGGGTGAAACACTTCATCTTTCCGATTTTAGTTAAATCATCTCTAAAATTTGTGTGGAGGGAGCTTAGGGGTGTCCATTGTAATTCTAAATATCCTATAGATTTGGGGAGTGGCTAGCAGAAGGTTTTTAGAAGATTCTTCACAGTACTTGCAGCATGAATGATCCTTTTCCCAGAAAGTATTAGGAAAAGAGCTTATTAACTTTTGAACAGAAAATTTTGGCATTTTCAGCAAAAGGGGCTGTACCATTTTATATAATTAAGACCAAGCTTTCAAAAGCTTGGATTGGGATGTATAAATTATGTGGATGGTCAATTTACTCAAGTAAATTTCTCCCTTTGCTCTGTGTCTCAGTGTTACATTTTTTGCTTAAAAGAAAGTTGTGGATAAAGACAGCACTTAGAATAATTCCCATTCTTTTCCTTCACTCCCCCAGACTAGCAGTTTGTTACAGAGCCACAGTCTGGCTAAACAGACTCCTAATTGACGGTAACTGGATTACATTTCCCCAATTAATCCAGTTTTAGTTGTTTAACTATTAAAAAAGATTGCACAGATAAAGACTTGTGGAAAGTGGCTAAGCCCAGGTGAGATGTGAGGGGCATAAGATGCTAGCATTAACAGAAATCTCTTCAATCACAGTATGTTTACCCCAGCCTGCAATTAGTTGACTGGTTCTGCCATTGTGCAAGACATTCCCTTTGTGTTTTAAGTACAGTTGGCCCTGCATTTGTATAGACACCTGCCATCTGTTGTCTAGGGAGCTTTAAGCAGTATTTTCCACTCTGTTGTTAGGATGTTGTTCCAGTGTTATTAATGACCACCTGCTGCAAACTGATTTTCACAAtaccaaaatcctttttttttttttaaccacaattCTCTTATTCCCAATTGCTAAAAAAGATGATAGAGATTTGAAAGTCATGGTCTCAAGTTCATTTCCAATATGACATTGAGCACTTTTTATATATAGCCTTtttatatatatctatttttCAGTAAGCATGCCTTCTTTGTCTTAACTCTCAGGGCCATTTGCCCAATGGTCACCCAGACAGCCCTTCAGAGGAGCAAAGACTTTTCTTTCCCTAGTTGCCTTTATCTGAGTATTAGTGTGTGAGAACTTCACCTtcatagaagaaatgaaaaataaaaatgattctcAGTTGGTTTTTACTTAAATCATGTTCACAGAAACATGTTTTAGGGTAGGTTTTAGAACATTGTTTCCATATTTCCAAaagaaatgacttttaaaatattttctcctggaAGGAAGTGTTTTTGAAGTATATGCTTATAAGAATAACTAGCAAGCATTTACATAGCAAGCAATAACTAGCTAGTTACAAGAATAACTAGCAAGcaaattttaaagtttgcaaagtacttcctaacaaccctgagaggt is from Gracilinanus agilis isolate LMUSP501 chromosome 2, AgileGrace, whole genome shotgun sequence and encodes:
- the GEMIN6 gene encoding gem-associated protein 6, yielding MSDWVKKSPLEWQDYVYKEVRVTASEKNEYKGWVLTTDPVSASIVLVNFLEDGTVTVTGVMGHAVQTIEILNEDNQEVREKLMHMFMLEESKAYNPEDLEKRKLSLKTWLEKNHIPITEQGESQSTLCVAGVLTIEPPYGPEDCSSSNEIILSRVQDLIQGHLKASQ